The Chthoniobacterales bacterium genome includes a window with the following:
- the zwf gene encoding glucose-6-phosphate dehydrogenase, which translates to MTTSDTPQTDRPQPGPPGIFVIFGASGDLTKRKLIPALFNLRCLGLLPRQFAVIGVAITPGDDASFRNQMSSDIREFGTRPFDAAEWDTFVSACYYLSGDFNDGAVFGRLKEKIAAVQAEQKIPGGNVVFNLAVTPTLFGTVVTQLGAAGLLHEAADAYRRVIIEKPFGRDLDSARALDDVLHKCLAESQIFRIDHYLGKETVQNIMVFRFANMIFEPNWNRRYVDSVQITVAESLGVENRGGYLDHYGVLRDMLQNHMLSVLSLIAMEPPGTIRGDAVRNEKVKVLDAIRPMTPEDVLENAVRGQYGPGTVNGQPVCGYREEPSVDPHSYTETYAALRLFVENWRWADVPFYLRTGKRLAKHLTQVVIRFKRTPLMLFGEKVNSEAGPNALVLNIQPEENITIMIRAKRPGPAVAVETIPLHFDYSEFGEQSPATGYETLLHDCMVGDMTLFHREDSVDASWRIVNPILDVWGALPPRDFPDYAAGTWGPAAADKLLERDGRAWENPA; encoded by the coding sequence ATGACAACGTCCGATACGCCGCAGACCGACCGACCGCAACCCGGCCCGCCGGGAATCTTCGTCATCTTCGGCGCTTCGGGGGACCTGACCAAAAGAAAACTCATTCCCGCCCTTTTCAATCTGCGCTGCCTCGGGCTCCTGCCGCGGCAGTTCGCCGTCATCGGCGTTGCGATCACGCCGGGCGACGATGCCAGTTTCCGGAACCAGATGTCGTCCGACATCCGTGAGTTCGGCACCCGCCCGTTCGATGCCGCGGAATGGGACACTTTTGTCTCGGCGTGCTACTACCTCTCGGGTGACTTCAACGACGGCGCCGTATTCGGTCGGCTCAAGGAAAAGATCGCTGCCGTGCAAGCGGAGCAAAAAATTCCCGGCGGCAATGTGGTGTTCAACCTTGCGGTGACACCGACACTCTTCGGCACCGTGGTGACGCAGCTCGGCGCGGCGGGCCTGCTGCACGAGGCCGCCGACGCCTATCGCCGGGTCATCATCGAGAAACCCTTCGGCCGCGACCTGGATTCCGCCCGTGCGCTCGACGACGTGCTGCACAAGTGCCTGGCCGAATCCCAGATTTTCCGCATCGACCACTATCTCGGCAAAGAAACGGTGCAGAACATCATGGTTTTCCGGTTCGCCAACATGATTTTCGAGCCAAACTGGAACCGTCGGTATGTCGACAGCGTGCAGATCACCGTGGCCGAGTCGCTCGGCGTGGAGAACCGCGGAGGCTATCTCGATCACTACGGCGTGCTGCGCGACATGCTGCAAAACCACATGCTCAGCGTGCTCTCGCTTATCGCCATGGAACCGCCCGGAACCATACGCGGCGACGCCGTGCGCAACGAAAAAGTCAAAGTCCTCGACGCCATCCGTCCGATGACCCCCGAAGACGTGCTCGAGAACGCCGTGCGCGGACAATACGGACCCGGAACGGTCAACGGCCAACCCGTGTGCGGCTATCGTGAGGAGCCCAGCGTTGATCCGCATTCCTACACCGAGACCTACGCGGCACTGCGGCTGTTCGTGGAAAACTGGCGCTGGGCCGACGTGCCCTTCTATCTGCGGACCGGCAAACGCCTCGCCAAGCACCTCACGCAGGTGGTCATCCGTTTCAAACGCACGCCGCTCATGCTTTTCGGCGAGAAAGTGAACAGCGAGGCCGGCCCCAATGCCCTTGTCCTCAACATCCAGCCCGAGGAGAACATCACGATCATGATCCGCGCCAAAAGGCCGGGACCCGCGGTCGCGGTGGAAACCATTCCGCTGCATTTCGATTACTCCGAGTTCGGAGAACAATCCCCCGCCACCGGATACGAGACGCTTTTGCACGACTGCATGGTCGGCGACATGACACTCTTTCACCGCGAGGACAGCGTCGATGCATCGTGGCGCATCGTGAATCCCATCCTCGATGTTTGGGGCGCCTTGCCACCGCGCGATTTCCCGGACTACGCAGCCGGAACGTGGGGCCCGGCAGCGGCCGACAAGCTTCTCGAACGCGACGGGCGCGCTTGGGAAAACCCCGCGTGA
- a CDS encoding class D beta-lactamase, with translation MAMKLLSFLLVVAASVCAAKAQGMEDAIHAAFGEVEGAFVLRNCESGEETVFRQETADTAFGPCSTFKIWNSLIGLEVGIITGPDDPFWKWDGEERGFPGWNKDQTWRSAFAVSCVPAFQNLARKIGAGRMQSWLDKLGYGNRDMAGRPAAFWLPRAGEKTVMITPREQAAMICRLLNGKLPVKAGSIAALTDVMKLQVTDRGTLYGKTGSGLRSSGNGPEADADFDMGWLVGFVESGGKKYAYACLVLGPGLGGKDARLLTESVFKASGLL, from the coding sequence ATGGCCATGAAGTTGCTGTCCTTTCTGCTTGTTGTGGCCGCGAGTGTTTGCGCTGCCAAGGCTCAAGGCATGGAAGATGCCATCCATGCGGCATTCGGCGAGGTGGAAGGGGCATTTGTGCTCCGCAACTGTGAGAGCGGAGAAGAGACTGTTTTCAGACAGGAAACAGCCGACACGGCATTCGGTCCTTGTTCGACATTCAAGATCTGGAATTCGCTGATCGGGCTGGAAGTGGGGATAATCACGGGTCCGGACGATCCGTTTTGGAAGTGGGACGGCGAAGAGAGAGGCTTTCCCGGTTGGAACAAGGACCAGACGTGGCGCTCGGCGTTTGCCGTTTCCTGCGTGCCGGCATTCCAGAACTTGGCGCGGAAAATCGGTGCCGGGCGGATGCAGTCATGGCTCGACAAGCTCGGCTACGGAAACCGCGACATGGCGGGCCGTCCGGCCGCGTTCTGGCTGCCGCGCGCGGGCGAAAAGACGGTCATGATCACGCCGCGCGAGCAGGCAGCCATGATCTGCCGTCTGCTGAACGGGAAATTGCCGGTGAAAGCGGGATCGATCGCTGCGCTCACCGACGTGATGAAACTCCAGGTCACGGATCGCGGAACGCTCTACGGAAAGACCGGTAGCGGATTGCGCTCGTCGGGGAACGGTCCCGAAGCCGATGCCGACTTCGATATGGGCTGGCTCGTCGGGTTTGTGGAGAGCGGCGGAAAAAAATACGCCTACGCGTGTCTCGTCCTGGGGCCCGGCTTGGGCGGAAAAGATGCACGCCTGCTCACGGAGTCGGTCTTCAAGGCCTCCGGGCTGCTGTAG
- the smc gene encoding chromosome segregation protein SMC, with translation MFLKSLELVGFKSFVNKTHLEFHEGITSVVGPNGCGKSNILDSIRWCLGEQSAKALRGGEMADVIFSGTDSRSPVGMAEVSLTFGGCAEHLGTEWEEVCVTRRIFRDGKGEYLLNKTPCRLRDIHELFMDTGIGRSSYSIMEQGKIDLILSSRPEDRRAVFEEAAGITKFKAQKKEALRKLEYTEANLVRVNDIMREVKRQIGSLQRQAGKARRYQAISNDLKVLELNFVRRQHDEIAASQRGLHDTLRSLEVRWHETATSLEEGEAAVAGHRARLTELEQQVESSRQSMQSIRDRMVQARSRASHNEETCEQLRQTIARCGEEMAAARERQRMQREEMGRTDEQVTKVSAELAERSAALDALQARLRESAGRRESSQQSLEALRAEISKAENESLRLQGELAGLEARREATQARIESLENEGRQLFDAQSVARKRLEDTAAQVASATEALHAAEAALDRAEAEVERGELERQRVEQETAAAQRTLAQIQSRLEVLEQLNLEGEGAAPGAQAVLRGLDRPDHFKPSVRGMLGSLLSVEPGFLPAIEAALGTRGDTIVLTDKASAREILESLYEHKLGRASVVSPNGNHFAAQGPAPDGSLGWAADRVRCDSEDVQRLVRGVLNGVALATNLDHATELRGRYPAVAFATQHGELIDAAGIVTGGRAGEGATSALQRRDEIASLGQRLAVVQAELVNHEAARVAALSGRDRQKEVLEAARADIRTKQNELAGLRANHGLLEKELQEAGSRSSALQRERERATQDLEGAKQKAQELSGRIAECRRQVEEANAKSAEVMEQARREAGEVEAAAEQFNELRVQLAAARQLEESLQAQRAPMLSRIEELEETVRQRELEKSFAEARVQSVQEQTEALGREAANLQAEIDTKQGDLDALQKERSGLQAEVQVADETLRQKRREHAEMQDQKGKLEVQAAELRLKVENLADDIRRRYHVELGEVPMDSYALHCAVREHRKRRKARPSSAEADANSEVEGEEAPAVAVDAPVVEESKETSPEGIEAELDWNEIEMFVAELRDKLDSMGPVNIDAIQEFDDLLDRQKFLDEQFTDLTNSKEELLEVIKKINATTTTLFAETFGKIRDNFRETFRELFGGGKSDLALMNEEDPLESGIEITAKPPGKQLQSVSLLSGGERTMTAVALLFAIYMVKPSPFCILDEMDAPLDESNINRFLAMLDRFVKQSQFLVITHNKRTIARADVLYGVTMEEQGVSKLVGVKFTDSTGKFSTAKAPARAEESAGELEAAEA, from the coding sequence ATGTTTCTCAAATCACTCGAACTGGTAGGTTTTAAATCCTTCGTCAACAAGACGCACCTGGAATTTCACGAGGGCATCACTTCGGTGGTCGGCCCCAACGGCTGCGGCAAATCCAACATCCTCGATTCCATCCGCTGGTGCCTCGGCGAGCAATCGGCCAAAGCCCTGCGCGGCGGGGAAATGGCCGACGTGATTTTCAGCGGGACCGACTCGCGCTCACCGGTCGGAATGGCGGAAGTCTCGCTCACGTTCGGCGGTTGCGCGGAGCACCTTGGCACCGAGTGGGAGGAGGTTTGCGTGACGCGGCGCATTTTCCGCGACGGCAAGGGGGAATACCTGCTCAACAAAACCCCGTGCCGTCTGCGCGACATCCACGAACTGTTCATGGACACCGGCATCGGGCGCAGCAGCTACTCGATCATGGAGCAGGGCAAGATCGACCTGATCCTGAGCAGCCGCCCGGAAGACCGCCGCGCGGTGTTCGAGGAAGCCGCGGGCATCACCAAGTTCAAAGCGCAAAAAAAGGAAGCGCTCCGCAAACTCGAATACACCGAGGCCAATCTCGTCCGCGTGAACGACATCATGCGCGAGGTCAAACGCCAGATCGGCTCGCTCCAGCGTCAGGCCGGCAAAGCGCGCCGCTATCAGGCCATTTCCAACGATCTCAAGGTCCTCGAGCTTAATTTTGTCCGACGCCAGCACGACGAGATCGCGGCCTCGCAACGCGGTTTGCACGACACGCTGCGCTCCCTCGAAGTCCGCTGGCATGAAACGGCGACTTCTTTGGAAGAAGGAGAGGCTGCGGTTGCCGGACATCGGGCGCGTCTCACCGAACTCGAGCAGCAAGTTGAATCCTCGCGCCAGTCGATGCAGTCCATCCGCGATCGCATGGTGCAGGCAAGAAGCCGTGCCTCGCACAATGAAGAGACGTGCGAGCAACTTCGCCAGACGATCGCCCGTTGCGGCGAGGAGATGGCCGCCGCCCGCGAACGCCAGCGTATGCAGCGCGAGGAGATGGGGCGGACGGACGAGCAGGTGACTAAGGTCTCGGCCGAGTTGGCCGAGCGCTCCGCCGCCCTCGACGCCCTCCAGGCCCGCCTGCGCGAAAGCGCGGGTCGCCGCGAGTCGTCGCAGCAATCCTTGGAGGCACTGCGTGCCGAGATCAGCAAGGCGGAGAACGAATCGCTCCGTTTGCAGGGCGAGTTGGCCGGACTCGAGGCGCGGCGCGAAGCCACCCAGGCCCGCATTGAATCTCTCGAGAACGAAGGGCGCCAATTGTTCGACGCGCAGTCGGTCGCGAGAAAGCGTCTGGAAGACACCGCAGCCCAAGTCGCGTCCGCAACGGAAGCGCTCCACGCCGCCGAGGCCGCGCTGGACCGCGCGGAAGCCGAGGTCGAGCGCGGCGAACTCGAGCGCCAGCGCGTCGAGCAGGAAACCGCCGCGGCCCAACGGACGCTCGCCCAGATCCAGTCGCGTCTCGAAGTGCTCGAGCAACTCAACCTCGAAGGCGAGGGGGCGGCGCCCGGGGCGCAGGCCGTGTTGCGCGGGTTGGATCGTCCGGACCACTTCAAGCCGTCCGTGCGCGGAATGCTCGGCAGCCTTCTCAGCGTTGAGCCGGGCTTTTTGCCGGCCATCGAGGCCGCTCTCGGAACGCGCGGGGATACCATCGTGTTGACCGACAAGGCATCGGCCCGCGAAATCCTCGAGTCCCTCTACGAGCACAAACTCGGCCGCGCCAGCGTGGTGAGTCCCAACGGGAACCATTTCGCCGCACAAGGCCCCGCACCGGACGGATCGCTCGGCTGGGCGGCTGACCGCGTCCGTTGCGACAGCGAGGATGTGCAACGTTTGGTGCGCGGCGTGTTGAATGGTGTCGCCCTGGCGACGAATCTCGACCATGCAACGGAATTGCGCGGACGGTATCCGGCTGTTGCTTTTGCCACGCAGCACGGGGAGCTGATCGATGCCGCGGGCATTGTGACCGGCGGACGCGCGGGCGAGGGGGCGACATCCGCCCTGCAGCGCCGAGATGAAATCGCCTCGCTCGGGCAGAGGCTGGCGGTGGTCCAAGCAGAATTGGTCAACCACGAGGCCGCCCGTGTGGCCGCGCTTTCGGGACGCGATCGACAAAAGGAAGTGCTCGAAGCCGCGCGGGCCGATATCCGCACCAAGCAAAACGAGCTTGCCGGGCTGCGCGCCAACCACGGCCTTTTGGAAAAGGAATTGCAGGAGGCGGGCAGCCGGTCCTCCGCTTTGCAGCGCGAGCGGGAGCGTGCCACGCAGGATCTCGAAGGGGCGAAGCAGAAGGCACAGGAGCTGTCCGGCCGCATCGCCGAATGCCGTCGGCAGGTCGAGGAAGCAAACGCGAAGTCGGCCGAGGTTATGGAGCAGGCCCGCCGCGAAGCGGGTGAGGTTGAGGCGGCGGCCGAGCAGTTCAACGAGCTGCGCGTGCAGCTGGCCGCAGCCCGTCAACTCGAGGAGAGTCTGCAAGCCCAGCGCGCGCCGATGCTCAGCCGCATCGAGGAGTTGGAAGAAACCGTGCGTCAGCGGGAGCTGGAAAAGTCGTTCGCCGAAGCGCGGGTCCAATCCGTGCAGGAACAAACCGAGGCGCTGGGGCGCGAAGCGGCGAATTTGCAGGCGGAGATCGACACCAAGCAGGGCGATCTTGATGCCTTGCAGAAAGAGCGATCGGGGTTGCAGGCCGAAGTGCAAGTGGCGGACGAGACCTTGCGCCAAAAGCGCCGCGAGCACGCCGAGATGCAGGACCAGAAAGGAAAGCTCGAGGTTCAGGCCGCCGAATTGCGTCTGAAGGTCGAGAACCTCGCGGATGACATCCGGCGCCGCTACCATGTCGAGCTGGGTGAGGTGCCCATGGACAGCTACGCGCTGCACTGCGCCGTTCGTGAGCACCGCAAGCGCCGTAAGGCCCGGCCGTCATCCGCGGAAGCGGACGCCAACAGCGAGGTGGAAGGCGAGGAAGCGCCCGCTGTCGCGGTGGATGCGCCGGTTGTCGAGGAATCCAAGGAAACCTCCCCCGAGGGAATCGAAGCCGAGTTGGACTGGAACGAGATCGAGATGTTCGTGGCCGAGTTGCGCGACAAGCTCGACTCGATGGGCCCGGTCAATATCGATGCCATTCAGGAGTTCGACGACCTGCTCGACCGTCAAAAGTTCCTCGACGAGCAGTTCACCGATCTCACCAACTCGAAGGAAGAGTTGCTCGAGGTGATCAAAAAGATCAACGCCACCACGACCACGCTCTTCGCCGAGACATTCGGTAAAATCCGCGATAATTTCCGCGAAACCTTCCGCGAGCTGTTCGGCGGGGGGAAATCCGACCTCGCGTTGATGAACGAGGAAGATCCGCTCGAGAGCGGCATCGAAATCACCGCCAAGCCCCCGGGCAAGCAGCTCCAGTCCGTTTCCCTCCTGTCCGGCGGCGAACGCACCATGACCGCGGTTGCTCTTCTCTTCGCCATCTACATGGTCAAGCCGAGCCCGTTCTGCATCCTCGACGAAATGGACGCGCCGCTCGACGAATCGAACATCAACCGATTCCTCGCCATGCTCGACCGCTTCGTGAAGCAGAGCCAGTTTCTTGTCATCACCCACAACAAGCGCACCATCGCGCGGGCCGACGTGCTTTATGGCGTGACCATGGAAGAGCAGGGCGTGAGCAAGCTGGTCGGCGTCAAGTTCACGGACTCCACCGGCAAGTTCTCGACCGCCAAGGCGCCGGCGCGCGCCGAGGAATCCGCCGGGGAGTTGGAAGCGGCGGAAGCCTGA
- a CDS encoding YjgP/YjgQ family permease: MPRFAMKIIDRYVGRGVVVTTLYGLFVLSLVLVLGNIFKELLDLMINREVPAKYLFLFMLYVLPFSFTFTVPWGFLTAVLLVFGRMSADNEMIALRACGTSLLRVCMPVLGVAVLLSAFTFWINTEVAPRALDAMRTSIVTIARSNPEALFVADEVIDEFEGRKIFIRGKEGNQLTGITLIEQTPGARPGRIISADNGEIDVDEDSGELLLTLRGARFEQRDDKAEDDYMKIRHGVSIGEATLAIQLEDLVSDYWLSRPLRAYTLTELWNYIPAAKADPDKNLASRVMVELSKRISLSFACIAFAMVAMPLGVTAQRKETSVGFAISLALAFSYFFFVVLAETFRDNAAAYPWLVLWAPNLLFIGLGTWLLLRLDYR; the protein is encoded by the coding sequence GTGCCGCGTTTCGCTATGAAGATTATCGACCGTTACGTCGGTCGCGGCGTGGTGGTCACCACGCTCTACGGGCTGTTCGTGCTCAGTCTGGTGCTGGTGCTGGGCAACATCTTCAAGGAACTGCTCGACCTCATGATCAATCGCGAGGTCCCGGCGAAATACCTGTTCCTCTTCATGCTCTACGTTTTGCCTTTTTCGTTCACCTTCACGGTTCCCTGGGGCTTTCTCACTGCGGTGCTGCTCGTTTTCGGACGCATGTCGGCGGACAACGAAATGATCGCCTTGCGCGCTTGCGGCACCAGCCTGCTGCGCGTGTGCATGCCGGTGCTCGGCGTGGCCGTTCTTCTCAGCGCTTTCACCTTTTGGATCAATACCGAGGTCGCTCCGCGGGCCCTCGACGCGATGCGGACATCGATCGTCACCATCGCCCGCAGCAATCCGGAAGCGCTTTTCGTCGCCGATGAGGTCATCGACGAATTCGAGGGAAGAAAGATTTTCATCCGGGGCAAGGAGGGCAACCAGCTCACCGGCATCACGCTCATCGAGCAGACGCCCGGGGCGAGGCCGGGGCGGATCATTTCGGCGGACAACGGGGAGATCGATGTGGACGAGGACAGCGGCGAACTTCTTCTCACCCTGCGCGGCGCGCGCTTCGAGCAGCGCGACGACAAGGCCGAGGACGACTACATGAAGATCCGGCACGGCGTTTCGATCGGCGAGGCGACTTTGGCGATCCAGCTCGAGGATCTGGTCTCGGACTACTGGCTTTCGCGTCCGCTGCGCGCCTACACGCTGACTGAGTTGTGGAATTACATCCCCGCAGCCAAGGCGGACCCGGACAAGAATCTCGCCAGCCGCGTGATGGTGGAGCTGAGCAAACGGATTTCTTTGTCCTTCGCTTGCATCGCCTTCGCCATGGTCGCCATGCCGCTCGGCGTCACGGCGCAGCGCAAGGAAACGTCGGTGGGCTTCGCCATCAGCCTTGCCCTCGCCTTCAGCTATTTCTTTTTCGTCGTGCTCGCCGAGACGTTCCGCGACAACGCCGCGGCCTATCCGTGGCTCGTTCTCTGGGCACCGAACCTGCTGTTCATCGGCCTAGGGACGTGGCTTCTCCTGCGCCTGGACTATCGCTGA
- the aroF gene encoding 3-deoxy-7-phosphoheptulonate synthase: MIVVIRPHSTPEQIDQVIAEISSLGYTPNPIRGEYQTVVAAIGDETTHASLESLTALPQVEQVLRVQKRYKLASLDARPARTVVDAGGIKIGGDNFVVMAGPCSVESEEQLLSTARAVKAAGATILRGGAYKPRTSPYEFQGLGPEGLRLLELARKETGLRIITEVLGEHDVDLVAGTADILQIGARNAQNFQLLIACARSGKPVLLKRGMSMRIEEWLLAAEYLLAHGNPNVILCERGIRTFETHTRNTLDLAAVAIAKQETHLPVIVDPSQGCGRADLVKVLCRGAAAVGADGVIVEVHPNPAEALSDGQQQLDPAGFADLVSGLAPFVAAAGRKF; this comes from the coding sequence ATGATCGTCGTCATCCGTCCGCATTCCACCCCCGAGCAGATCGACCAAGTCATCGCGGAAATCTCGAGTCTCGGCTACACGCCCAACCCCATCCGGGGCGAATACCAGACCGTGGTCGCCGCCATCGGCGACGAAACGACACACGCCAGCCTGGAGTCGCTCACGGCGCTTCCACAAGTGGAGCAGGTCCTGCGGGTGCAAAAACGCTACAAGCTGGCCAGTCTCGATGCCCGGCCGGCCAGAACCGTTGTGGACGCCGGCGGAATCAAGATCGGCGGGGACAATTTCGTCGTGATGGCGGGGCCGTGTTCGGTGGAAAGCGAGGAGCAACTTCTCTCCACCGCGCGCGCGGTGAAAGCCGCGGGTGCAACCATTCTCCGCGGCGGCGCCTACAAACCTCGCACCTCCCCCTACGAGTTCCAAGGACTCGGACCGGAAGGCCTGCGCCTGCTGGAGCTGGCGCGCAAAGAAACCGGACTCCGCATCATCACCGAGGTGCTCGGCGAACACGATGTGGACCTTGTCGCCGGGACGGCAGACATCCTGCAAATCGGCGCGCGCAATGCCCAGAACTTCCAGCTTCTCATCGCCTGCGCGCGCAGCGGCAAACCGGTGCTGCTCAAACGCGGGATGAGCATGCGCATCGAGGAATGGCTGCTCGCCGCCGAATACCTCCTCGCTCACGGGAACCCGAACGTCATCCTCTGCGAACGGGGCATCCGGACCTTCGAGACCCACACGCGCAACACGCTCGATCTCGCCGCCGTCGCCATTGCGAAGCAGGAGACCCACCTTCCCGTGATCGTCGATCCCAGCCAGGGCTGCGGACGCGCCGATCTTGTCAAAGTCCTCTGCCGCGGCGCGGCGGCCGTCGGCGCCGACGGCGTGATCGTGGAAGTTCACCCCAACCCTGCCGAGGCTTTGAGCGACGGGCAGCAGCAACTGGATCCCGCCGGTTTTGCCGACCTGGTTTCGGGCCTCGCGCCTTTTGTCGCCGCCGCAGGCCGCAAGTTCTGA